The window CGAAACAGAGCAGTTActgtttttaaagtctttggtatgacttggctGGGAAttgaactcacaacctaccaatTGAAAGGCCCTACCAATTGAAAGGCGGGCACTCTACccaggccattgcaccggtacaCCGGGACTTCAATTTTAGTTGCAAACAAAATTTCTAGAGTTTCTCACCCTTTTTATTATCTAGGATTCAAATCCATCATTTTACTGTCACAATGACTTAGTAAGGAGTAATCGTACCTTTCCTGCCGCAGGTTACACCCTGTCACCCCACGCTGCCGCCAACTTCACCAGGAAAAACATGGCAGACTACCTACGCAGCTCGGTAAGGACCTCTAGATTGCTTTATTTTAATCAATAAGTTTTCTTACCGGTACGTGCAAAAACAAATGCCTCTAAGTCAAAAATTAACAGCGTTGATTTCTGTGCAGAGAGTAAAAACATAGATGGAAATGATGTTTACCAGCAAATCTATGCTTTcagttttgtgtcatttttagAAAGAAGATAATTTTGATCTTCTGTTGACCTACAGACCCCATACTTTGTGAACCTGCTGATTGCTGGCCATGATGAGACAGACGGCCCCCAGCTGTACTTCCTGGATTACCTGGCCTCGCTCAACAAGGTCCCGTTCGGAGCACACGGCTACGGTGGATTCTTCGTGCTCAGCATCTTTGACAAATACTACAGGGATGGTTAGTGCTGTtttagccttctccctgctgcctaactctgtaactagtagagaatggggtgccaaatggctacttcagtgtgctaaaggttaaaacaccTGAGTGTTTTGATTACTGTCAAATCTGTGACTACTACATTATATATCTACCACCTGGCccttgtgaccactttttggtggtactttagattattttttcccattgacacaagcactaAGACTTCTGTCTACTGTGACTACCTGCCCACATAGACCGTgactacctgtccacatagaccagattttatcagtccccagagtggtcttcttgggcagtttttttACCATATGTCACATTAATTTTTAAACATGTCAATGATAAAGCTTTGAGCAATGTTGTATCCTACTGTAGTCTGAGAGAATGTTGTTATTTTTCCTGTCTAACAGACATGACCAAAGATGAGGCTGTAGCACTGCTGCACAAGGCAATTGCTGAGGTAAGTCTCCTCACCTgcacttattaccttcgccaagattgttatgttttcggtagcgttacACATCttagtaacaaaataagtaaaaaagCTATGTAATTGAGTGTAAGTCTATTCAGGCACAGTACCAGTACATTGATGTtgcagtattttggacctgttcCTAAACCAGTATTTTGGACTTGTACCTAGATCATTTTTGTGCTCTTGTACCCTGACTTGAGGGCATTCTGTTATCAAGTGCAAGAATCAACTGTAGTACAAACATGAAGTCGCCTCTTTGTTAACTCCTATCTTTTTCCATCCTCACAGATCCAGAAGCGTTTCATAGTGAACCTGCCCACCTTCAGTGTACGGATGGTGGACAAAGACGGAATTCATGACTTAGAGCCAATACCAGCCAGACCTATTCCATACTAAGTAGTCCTATCTGCACCATAAAGTTTATGTCTGTATTAAACATATCTCTCTAGATACTTATGAGCGGAGAGACATTGAGGTATGATATGTGACTTATTCTTGTAAGGCTGACCAAGGCTTCTGCCTTGAGGGACACATCATTATTTACTGTACCAGTTACAAAATGTTAGGTAGCATTCCAGGATTTATACAATAAATCAGGCTATCTTGTTCATCTAAGCAGCCATATTTTTGTTGTAGAGAACAACCTCTAGTCCAGTCCTTGAGGGCTTCTCAACACAATAGAAAATGCTTTCTCTGGCTTTCTGCTCTTTGTCTTCTCTCCACATTCAATGTTTATATTGCCTAGATTTAAGCTCATATAAGGTTTTGAGATGATAAACACCATTCAGCAATATACATCTATGTGAAGTCATTTTCCCAGTTAacttttgttatgttttc is drawn from Branchiostoma lanceolatum isolate klBraLanc5 unplaced genomic scaffold, klBraLanc5.hap2 Scaffold_81, whole genome shotgun sequence and contains these coding sequences:
- the LOC136426154 gene encoding proteasome subunit beta type-2-like; translated protein: MADYLRSSTPYFVNLLIAGHDETDGPQLYFLDYLASLNKVPFGAHGYGGFFVLSIFDKYYRDDMTKDEAVALLHKAIAEIQKRFIVNLPTFSVRMVDKDGIHDLEPIPARPIPY